The Cloeon dipterum chromosome 3, ieCloDipt1.1, whole genome shotgun sequence genome includes a region encoding these proteins:
- the LOC135941567 gene encoding E3 ubiquitin-protein ligase CCNB1IP1-like, giving the protein MADVDLMCNFKSCLKLLKKSAWVTSCSHIFCDEDGMRELMSANSNCKCPVCGAALSHSSDIVKVELNPTEHFKSMVLTGLSPEIVMDIMNRSFSFWTYQTSLTRKHQEGVIKSYKDKLSKLESSYESLVAKIRQEVHVLRKKVEEMEKERQELLSRLDDSARKLSERNRENQKLHNACNAIRIANLNSVDSNEPPEESNFTSFGPKTMNDLLPRRTVSQPHMPPPINFTPRNNAETHRVSSAIRRKPPTHNATGFRFNPVTPQVPTTTVNFNSFMTPKAPRVEQ; this is encoded by the exons ATGGCAGACGTTGATCTCATGTGCAATTTCAAGAGTTGCCTGAAGCTGCTGAAGAAATCAGCTTGGGTGACGAGTTGTTcccatattttttgtgatgagGACGGCATGCGGGAGCTGATGAGTGCTAACTCAAACTGCAAATGCCCTGTTTGTGGAGCTGCTTTGAGCCATTCTTCAGACATTGTAAAGGTCGAACTCAATCCAACAgaacattttaaatca ATGGTTCTCACTGGTCTGTCTCCGGAAATCGTGATGGACATCATGAATAGGTCATTTTCGTTTTGGACTTACCAAACAAGTCTTACCAGGAAACACCAGGAAGGAGTAATCAAAAGTTATAAGGACAAGTTAAGTAAGCTGGAGAGCTCGTACGAGTCACTGGTAGCAAAAATCCGACAGGAAGTACACGTGTTAAGGAAAAAGGTTGAAG AAATGGAGAAGGAGAGGCAAGAACTGCTAAGCAGATTAGACGATTCAGCAAGAAAACTTTCTGAGAGGAATCGAGAGAACCAGAAGCTCCAT aatgCCTGCAATGCAATAAGGATAGCAAACTTGAATTCAGTAGATTCCAACGAGCCCCCAGAAGAGTCTAATTTCACCTCATTCGGTCCCAAGACCATGAACGACCTGCTGCCCAGGAGAACTGTGTCTCAGCCTCATATGCCTCCCCCAATCAATTTCACACCTCGAAACAATGCTGAAACTCATAGAGTGAGTTCGGCGATTAGACGGAAGCCTCCCACCCACAATGCCACAG GGTTCAGGTTCAACCCTGTGACGCCTCAGGTACCAACCACTactgttaattttaactcaTTCATGACTCCAAAAGCTCCAAGAGTGGAACAGTGA
- the LOC135941559 gene encoding zinc finger protein 569-like, producing the protein MQKMYSKKGKYIDKRREKKTVWELANCKKRCFICTKPLVGNPSFLQKARTKHSNATFATCLKDIANSKFPVAVAVDDRCCCYCASLIQQRDQLEKDLEIVNNTLFTFLKASCSLRNIGNSTNISTEGETYIDHGSVVSISVEKEEAVVCTKAKEANQILYECGTCQKLFNSTDDLYKHGCFDQTAVSSKARQKKKNVETYPCSMCPSTFNTPIGLHVHARTHKKEPREEKISYQECKKCKLMFPSLLMLQEHYETHDKFRCSTCGKKFKNKEAFEEHLTIMAKLQQDFCLSCNQIFSTKEALTVHLAESHGPMEDPSENLALRVIYSCPCCNAEIPDTKSINDHKSTHLMMSIDYEATSDEPICEVTVESSPRKRIRESDQESESIGKRANSDHSYSLELPELKMEPGYLDKPENVPLETAMAPPVKIKPCVYECGMCDVRASSVNNLLEHFKTHKDQPISCKHCGIKMPSISALSKHLQYHVKPGQGIECLTCKQSVESKDQLMKHMLGYHKYKQQCKYCGEQFRYATDLTVHLALHPESRNFPCLFCNDRFSNMAQLEKHQSQEHREPKCNVCGKEIQDRKKLHEHELRHRKDLNPCSKCHRIFKTSSGLKNHMPVHTGEYKYRCDTCHKGFMNRSIFREHVNNHLEQPVMLYKCRYCEKGFNHQGSMWIHEKWHKNPFPYQCKLCGKKLRHSSILATHMRRHQGLRPYKCPHCNLSVTSSSTFKRHMMLHTGNYAYNCQECKKGFTTKHKFHQHRYSVHSIPLPAKKDVPLKISLGATRSANNYDVDDNLMQDEATIAYIVGDFEDNAAGDQGLETATDEQQQAVANLELLDENSTAWTVVQT; encoded by the exons ATGCAAAAAATGTActctaaaaaaggaaaatacattGATAAAAGACGTGAGAAAAAGACAGTATGGGAGCTGGCCAACTGCAAAAAGAGAtgttttatttgcacaaaacCCCTGGTTGGGAACCCAAGCTTTCTTCAGAAAGCAAGGACAAAGCACTCCAACGCTACATTCGCCACATGTTTGAAAGACATTGCTAACAGTAAATTTCCTGTGGCAGTTGCAGTCGATGATAGG tgCTGCTGTTACTGTGCATCATTAATTCAACAGAGAGACCAGTTAGAAAAAGATCTGGAAATCGTCAACAACACTCTCTTTACCTTTTTGAAAGCCAGCTGCTCATTAAGAAACATTGGTAACTCAACAAACATTTCAACAGAAGGTGAAACATATATAGATCATGGTTcag TGGTGAGTATTTCTGTGGAAAAGGAGGAAGCAGTGGTCTGTACAAAAGCTAAAGAGGCAAATCAAATCCTATATGAGTGCGGTACCTGCCAGAAACTGTTCAACAGCACTGACGATCTGTACAAGCATGGCTGTTTCGATCAGACCGCTGTCAGCTCAAAAGCTCGCCAAAAGAAAAAGAACGTTGAGACCTACCCTTGCAGCATGTGCCCCTCCACTTTCAACACCCCCATAGGTCTCCACGTCCACGCTAGAACTCACAAAAAGGAGCCAAGAGAGGAGAAAATCAGCTATCAGGAGTGCAAGAAGTGCAAGCTCATGTTTCCTTCTCTATTAATGTTGCAAGAGCATTATGAGACTCATGATAAATTCCGCTGCAGTACGTGCGgcaagaaattcaaaaataaagaggCGTTTGAGGAGCACCTCACTATTATGGCTAAACTACAACAGGATTTTTGCCTCTCTTGCAATCAAATCTTCAGTACCAAAGAGGCTCTCACTGTCCACCTTGCTGAGAGTCACGGTCCGATGGAGGACCCCAGTGAAAATTTGGCCTTGAGGGTTATTTACTCTTGCCCCTGCTGCAATGCCGAGATACCAGACACAAAGAGCATAAACGACCACAAGTCAACGCATTTGATGATGAGCATCGACTATGAAGCCACTAGCGATGAGCCCATTTGTGAAGTAACGGTGGAGAGCTCTCCAAGGAAGAGAATTAGAGAGTCTGATCAGGAGAGTGAATCTATAGGCAAAAGAGCAAACTCGGACCACAGCTACTCCCTTGAATTGCCTGAATTGAAAATGGAACCTGGCTACCTGGACAAGCCTGAAAATGTCCCACTAGAAACGGCAATGGCGCCTCCAGTCAAAATCAAGCCCTGTGTGTATGAGTGTGGCATGTGTGACGTTCGCGCTTCCAGCGTCAACAACCTACTAGAGCACTTCAAAACGCACAAAGACCAGCCAATCAGCTGCAAACACTGTGGCATCAAGATGCCTTCCATATCGGCCCTGTCAAAACACCTGCAGTACCATGTCAAACCTGGACAAGGAATCGAATGCTTG ACGTGCAAACAATCCGTGGAGTCTAAAGACCAGCTTATGAAGCACATGCTTGGCTATCACAAGTACAAGCAGCAATGCAAGTACTGCGGCGAGCAGTTCCGCTATGCCACCGACCTCACGGTGCACTTGGCGCTGCACCCCGAGTCTCGCAACTTTCCGTGCCTCTTCTGCAACGATCGCTTCTCCAATATGGCCCAGCTGGAGAAGCACCAATCGCAGGAGCATCGCGAACCAAAATGTAACGTGTGCGGCAAGGAGATTCAGGATCGGAAAAAACTGCACGAGCACGAATTAAGGCATAGGAAGGACCTCAACCCATGCTCCAAGTGCCACAGGATATTCAAGACGTCAAGTGGTTTGAAAAATCACATGCCTGTGCACACTGGGGAGTACAAATATCGGTGTGATACCTGCCACAAGGGTTTCATGAATAGGAGTATTTTCAG AGAGCACGTTAACAACCATCTTGAGCAACCTGTAATGCTGTACAAATGCCGATACTGCGAAAAAGGTTTTAACCACCAAGGCTCGATGTGGATTCACGAGAAATGGCACAAAAACCCCTTCCCGTACCAATGCAAACTGTGTGGAAAAAAACTGCGGCACTCTTCAATCTTAGCG ACCCACATGCGGCGGCACCAAGGATTGCGTCCTTACAAGTGCCCCCACTGCAACCTATCGGTCACCAGCTCCAGCACCTTCAAGCGGCACATGATGTTACACACCGGCAACTATGCCTACAACTGCCAGGAGTGCAAGAAAGGCTTCACGACTAAGCACAAGTTCCACCAACACCGCTACTCCGTTCACAGCATTCCTTTGCCAGCCAAGAAAGACGTTCCTCTCAAGATAAGTCTGGGGGCGACCAGATCCGCCAACAACTACGACGTGGACGATAATTTGATGCAGGATGAGGCTACCATCGCCTACATCGTTGGAGACTTTGAAGATAACGCTGCAGGAGACCAGGGGTTGGAGACAGCCACGgacgagcagcagcaagcTGTTGCTAACCTGGAGCTTCTGGACGAAAATTCAACTGCATGGACTGTGGTCCAGACGTGA
- the LOC135941563 gene encoding uncharacterized protein LOC135941563 produces the protein MSVSQNKVRKKMSNMNRYTDKSLYLADAAEFARNLAFIMNEPEAEKLFCPAFKHKSCGCIQRFITAGNDEDVSSDGSRERALSLLQFHREAQTHKNFISTESNEKGDKRVLRMLRAEGFEQFILENRVRVRTQLGLCERASQKLLMYSNNFLHKDLKTGPEKGPRINRLGGKRIPKAALVPTRSLAEETCCKESCVRLSISNVEKVEQWRKNSLQGQQLLRKVVTEMLTFDGRKCLCHKFISMVTGCSVSLVSKMKEVLKSKGHILPNSKNSNSPGKSANKMDVHDALSCEERSLERSNDSMFIMNEQIEATEDLSNSGIHHQEVAALNGSHTDYNQEEMKNDVANYQLDSSSISQYLHNRNEMWNNPLTVDCPTVLGPTMVKVCASVESPPPQTKTFTVLGPASTAFTPYEAVTPYEAVTPVSEPSVIFLPQAIQGQTFSFFNADTMGEFASVDPYQSLVILQPAAVSAVHE, from the exons ATGAGTGTGTCACAGAACAAGGTCAGGAAAAAAATG AGTAACATGAACAGGTACACTGACAAGAGTTTGTACCTAGCGGATGCAGCAGAATTTGCTCGAAACCTGGCTTTCATCATGAATGAGCCAGAAGCAGAAAAACTCTTCTGCCCAGCATTCAAGCACAAATCCTGTGGTTGCATTCAGCGTTTCATCACAGCTGGCAATG atgAGGATGTATCTAGCGACGGATCTCGTGAGAGAGCTTTAAGCTTGCTCCAGTTTCACAGGGAGGCCCAGACGCACAAAAACTTCATATCTACAGAG AGTAACGAAAAAGGTGATAAGCGTGTGTTGCGCATGCTCAGGGCCGAAGGCTTTGAACAGTTCATATTGGAGAACAGGGTGCGCGTCCGCACTCAGCTGGGACTGTGCGAGAGGGCCAGCCAGAAATTGCTCATGTACTCCAATAATTTTCTCCACAAGGATCTCAAAACGGGCCCAGAAAA GGGACCGCGAATCAATCGACTTGGTGGTAAGCGCATTCCCAAAGCGGCCCTTGTACCAACCCGCAGCCTTGCTGAGGAGACCTGCTGCAAGGAATCGTGCGTGCGCCTCTCCATCTCTAACGTCGAAAAAGTTGAGCAGTGGAGGAAGAATTCCTTGCAAGGCCAGCAGCTGCTCAGAAAGGTTGTGACAGAAATGCTCACCTTTGATGGGCGCAAGTGTTTGTGCCACAAGTTCATTTCAATGGTCACAG GTTGCAGTGTCTCGCTTGTGTCAAAGATGAAGGAAGTGCTAAAAAGCAAGGGGCACATACTGCCCAACTCGAAAAACTCAAATTCGCCGGGAAAAAGTGCAAACAAAATGGACGTCCACGATGCTCTTTCCTGTGAAGAGCGGTCTTTGGAGAGATCTAACGATAGCATGTTCATTATGAACGAGCAAATTGAGGCAACTGAGGACCTCAGCAACTCCGGAATCCACCACCAAGAAGTGGCAGCTCTCAACGGATCTCACACTGATTACAACCAAGAAGAGATG AAGAATGATGTAGCTAACTACCAGCTTGACTCGTCCAGCATCAGCCAGTACCTGCATAATCGCAACGAAATGTGGAACAATCCACTAACAGTCGACTGCCCGACTGTGCTCGGCCCTACCATGGTCAAGGTGTGCGCCAGCGTTGAATCTCCTCCGCCCCAGACCAAAACCTTCACCGTGCTCGGCCCCGCTTCGACTGCTTTCACCCCATATGAAGCTGTCACTCCATACGAAGCTGTCACTCCAGTTTCTGAACCGTCAG TAATCTTCCTGCCACAAGCAATACAAGGCCAGACTTTCTCCTTTTTCAACGCTGACACGATGGGAGAGTTCGCCAGCGTCGATCCATATCAGAGTTTAGTCATTCTGCAGCCTGCCGCCGTCAGCGCAGTGCACGAGTAA
- the Coq4 gene encoding ubiquinone biosynthesis protein COQ4 homolog, mitochondrial, producing the protein MLKLINGRNWYAACTFRRGIVISSEKFCLKAEASSEEDSSGADNPYFADFQKFHIEASPAQKLVLSIGSAITTLLNPGRPDALGVFGETSGHSALQKMHEKMMASSDGQLILTDKPRINSSTVDLNWLKKLPPNTLGRTYIKFLEENNVTPDSRTPVQFVDDIELAFVMQRYREIHDLVHTVLGMPTNMLGEVAVKWVEGIQTGLPMCVSGAIFGPLRLKPKQRQRYLNSYLPWALSTAANAEFVLNIYFEKRWEQPMGELLKELKIEPFVET; encoded by the exons atgctgaaattaattaatgggaGGAACT GGTACGCTGCTTGTACGTTCAGAAGGGGGATAGTTATTTCTTCAGAAAAATTTTGTCTAAAAGCTGAAGCCTCTTCTGAAGAAGACTCATCTGGTGCCGACAACCCATACTTTGCTGATTTCCAAAAGTTTCACATAGAAGCCTCACCAGCTCAAAAACTGGTTCTGTCTATAGGATCTGCAATAACCACCCTGCTGAATCCAGGAAGGCCAG ATGCCCTTGGTGTGTTTGGAGAGACGTCTGGACATTCAGCCCTTCAAAAAATGCACGAAAAGATGATGGCGAGCAGCGATGGTCAATTGATTTTGACAGATAAACCGCGAATCAACTCCTCCACAGTTGACCTCAACTGGCTGAAAAAATTGCCTCCAAATACTTTAGGAAGAACCTATATCAAGTTCCTAGAAGAAAAT AATGTAACGCCGGACTCGAGGACACCGGTGCAATTTGTGGACGACATTGAGCTGGCCTTTGTAATGCAGCGCTACCGCGAAATCCACGATCTAGTCCATACTGTATTAGGCATGCCAACCAACATGCTAg gTGAAGTTGCTGTGAAATGGGTTGAAGGAATCCAGACTGGACTTCCCATGTGTGTTAGTGGAGCAATTTTTGGACCATTGCGATTAAAACCAAA acaaaGGCAGCGGTACTTGAATTCCTATTTACCTTGGGCACTTTCAACAGCAGCAAATGCAGAATTCGTCCTTAAcatctattttgaaaaaagatggGAACAACCAATGGGCGAATTACTGAAAGAGTTGAAAATTGAACCTTTTGTTGAGACGTGA